Genomic segment of Thamnophis elegans isolate rThaEle1 chromosome 17, rThaEle1.pri, whole genome shotgun sequence:
CAAGCTCCGATGGTTTACAATCGCATTCCAGAGATGACTGGGGAGAAAAAATTGTGTAGCGTTACCAGAATTTACTAGCGGCTGAAAATACCAGCTTTCCTTGCGGCTTGCCTGGGGTTAAATTCACACAACACAAAGCCACAACGTGGGGGAGTGTGGACTCCCAAATCCAAAACCTGGATAATTGCACCTTGGGGTCAAGAGGACTTAGCCACTAAATGGAGCAAAGTGTGATTTTTTAAGGCAGTTGGGTCTAGTGGTTAAGCACTGAGTTCTAGTTTTGATTTAAGAACAAAAACCAGCCGggcgactttgagccaatcaccaggagacggtgagttctagtccggccttaggcatgaaagccagatgggtgactttgggcttaTCCcaaggagacagggagttctagttttgATTTAGGAACAAAAACCAGCCAGGCGACTTTGAGCTAATTACCAGGAGACGGTgcgttctagtccagccttaggcatgaaagccagatgggtgactttggaccaatcaccaggagacagggagttctagttttgAGTTAGGAACAAAAACCAGCCGGGCGActgtgagccaatcaccaggagacggtgagttctagtccggccttaggcatgaaagctggctgggtgagtgTGGGCTAATCCcaaggagacagggagttctagttttgatttaggaaaaaaaaccagctggGCGActgtgagccaatcaccaggagatggtgagttctagtccggccttaggcatgaaagccagatgggtgacattgggccaatcaccaggagacagggagttctagttttgATTTAGGAACAAAAACCAACTGGGCGActgtgagccaatcaccaggagatggtgagttctagttcggccttagccatgaaagcccactgggtgactttgggccaatcaccaggagacagggagttctagttttgacctagaaacaaaaccagctgagtgactttaggccaatcaccaggcgtcggtgagttctagtcctgcaatAGGCATGAGAGCCGGCTGGGTGTTTTTAGGCCAGtccttctctttcagcccaacccacctcacaggattgttgtgtgaggaaaaataggaggaggaaagagtatttgGTATGGCTGCACATACAGTCCAGGTGTCAAACACATCAGTCCTGCCactggattgggggggggaaccatcagaacttcaaatctgggtcgTGAGTAGCCCCCAGGTAGGTCCGACGTAACTCGAGGAGTACTGTCATAAGTGGAAGACTCCTGAACATCTCAAACCCAAGTTCTCTCCATTCCCATTCTTCGGAGGAGGGGggcggaaggggggggggttgatcaCGAGAACGTCGGTGAGCGGCTCGCCGTTCCAACTTTTTTATTTAACTTAGAGTGTTCCGTGTGTGAGGAGAAGGGATTGGAATGTAAACATAAGCAAGGAGTAAAATACAAGCCCTTGGGAGGGAGCGAGGCCTGCGGGCGGGCTACTCCGGGAGTGTAGTGTGGGCAGCTTCCTGGCAGGACTCGAACCCGTGACCAATCAGGAACTGGAACAGGCGCTTCTCTGGCGGACTTCCGAGCTGTGCGTGAGAGTCTGGGACAAGGGGGGCAACAGGTCCGAGCTGTTCCCCTCCGAGGAAGGGGCAGGAAGATTGACCTCAGTAAGCAGGGGGGTCTCGTCCGGAACATCATATTCTGCCTCTGTCAAAAAAGGAACAACCCCACCCGAAAAAATTAGGATCTGAAGGACAGTGGGGGGAGTGGCATGATCGGCGTTGATGCGGGCACCCCAAATTgtgtaacgggggggggggagggggagctggcACGCCATAGGGTTATAAAGCTGGTTTTTGGGGTCCGCAAGAATCTCAAAGGATCGGTACTTTTGGGGTGGAGAAGACTTTGAAAGATACAGAAAATCctcaaattcacttaacgaccgctcAAAATtattacaatggcgctgaaaaaaggACTTGCGACCGGCCCTCAAATCCCACGgacacctgatcaaaattcgcatgcttggcaaccggcatctTCTTTTAATAACTCCATAATAATcacttgcggggtggagtctgggcaactaaatGGAGCTAACAGAatgttttactggccggatgccttacCTCccgccagtgcggagttttgttcagcagataatattctcattgtgcccagagagagaaatattctgattgtgaggcgagagctccacctctaggccaccacaccatatAGCAACTGGTATGTATCTATTACGATAATTGTATAATCCCAGGAGCAGGGATTCTGGGATTATACAAATCCCGTCGTCCGCGACCTTCCCAGATAGCTTCTGACAAGCGGAATCAATGGGAGGAAGCAAGATTCTCTTAGCGACCGCACGATTCTCTTAGTGACTGCAGCGATTTGCTTAACCGCCGTGCCGAAAAACGCTTGTAAAATCAGGCCGGACTCAGGATTAAAACTGACCGCCAAAGAGAAGGCCGGtcgtaactcacttttttcacatCGTGACTGTGAATGGTCGCTTAAACGAATTGGTTGCAattcgaggacttcctgtagaaAAAAGCAAGCGCAAGGCATTGCAAAAGAATATCAAATCACCTTCGTTTGAGCTGGCGGTCATACCGGATTCCATTCCTAAATCAGATTTTTCAAGGCTGCTTTTCTTCACCTCTTTCGTAGACTCTGCAGAAGATCGAGGGGAGTAAAATTGAGAAAACGAAAACAATTCTAAGTGTACCATCCTGTAcaggcaagtcctcgacttacaacagttcatttagtgactgtttagtgacaacgacactgaaaaaattgTGATTTGGGACTGTTTTTTCACCCTtaaaccactgcagcatcccggTGACCATGCGATTtccattcggatgcttggcagctgactcaagacttatgacggtcgcagtgtacCGGGGTCAcgcgattcccttttgcgaccttctgacgagccgaGTCAACaaggaacccagattcacttaacgacgtcGTGACTAACGTAAGAAATGCAGTGATTCCCTTCACAATGCGCcaaagaaagttgtaaaatgtcCCTTAACaacatttctcacttaacaacatacattttgggctcaattgtggtcgtacgtcgaggactatctgtgcaTTCAAGTAAAACACTAATGCGAGAAGAAGCACttgttctacaggtagtccttgagttatgaccgcaattgagcccaatacGTTTGTTGCTAAAGGAGACAATTGTTAGGTCAATTGTGCTCcatgttacgacctttcttgccacagttgttaagtgagtcactgtagttattaaattactaacatggttgttaagtgaatctgcctttccccactgactttcagAAGGTCGCAACAGGGGATCACGTGACTTTTGGACATAGCAACGGTCGCaaatatgaacccgttgccaagcatctgaattttgatcacgtgaccactgaaatgctgcaacggttgtaattgtgaaaaatggtcctttttccgtaacttggaatggtcactaactgaacaactgtaattcgaggactatctgtagaaaagatgatcaaaggcccaGGAAAGCTGACCCTAAGATTGCTTGGATGTTCGGACTGATCATCATTTCCTTTTAATGAACCCATAATCCTTTGCGGGGTTGAGTCTAGGCAATTGAATGGAgtggagtgtttactggccggatgccactCTTGTTGCCagagcggagttttgttcagcagatatgttCTCATTgtggccagagagagaaatattacagccactacctaggatcgaactcacagcctcctgattatgaggcgAGGGTTCCACCTCTACGCCACCACCCCACTGATGTTCGCACTCATCCCGGCAAACAAACCTAGCGTTACTTGAGATGAATTTTGAGTCTTGTCCGAAAAAGAAAAGAGCATTTAAAATCAACACACCTGCTTGGGACAATTTCTCTCCTTCGGCAACTCCGACGTCTTCTGGCTGCGGCAGAGAAGTCTCTTCTTCTACATcacctcctgggggggggggaaagggggggaagccgattacaggtattcctcgacttacgaccattcacttaataactgttcaaCATCACAAACGGCACTGCAAATTAATTAAGAGCcgttgtttttgcttatgatccACAGGGCGCCTTGGCAGTCGCACAATTGCGATTCGGTCACCCGGCAATCGTGTCTTTGATGACAATTTTTGCCTCTCCGTTCCTTCGCGATTGAACTGAGAGTTGTGAGTCCGATCACAACCGACTCTCACCTTCTTTAGGAAACACAACCTGTCGACGTGAATCATCCAAGATTTGGACGGGTCCAGATTTCTCCCGGCCTGGGATCTGTttggaaatggaaaaacaaaacaaaacagaaagcgATCAATTATTTCATTGGGACTCAGTCCAGCAATGATAGTTGTCTATTTGTTGAGTTCgtgaaggtttttttttgatGCCTAGTTCAGGTAGATCTCGACATAAGGCGCTAAAGGAGGCAATTGACCTGTTGTGGCTTGCCAGCGGCCaatgaagctggcagcagagtcagacagtgaggagggttggggaggaacctgggccagtcctggagtctggggaaggctctggtgagggctctgtgtcagagacagagagggggccagggccgtacgccagttatcagctgccttcagagtcagacatctttgaggcagaagaacagctggagcctgttcccagtgtgtgcatgtgcagagttgccagacacgaagggaacagctaaagaacaggggtcaacttgggaggaaggccacaggtggacggtgaatggcccctcccagagggaataaaagaggagcaacaggggagtggagtttgcaggagaccattagttcgcttcattggttcgtgactctccgagcctcctggccaagttctgcagatctgtgcctggcagctctccaagccagataaggtctgtgaccgtaaatcctccctcgaaagactttgctggatgtgaatgagcagaattcaccgtcaattaataaaaggggtttttgttgggacaaggaggagttggcttcctgctcttgggaatcctcggtcagaacaatacccacaattcctgcaactgttcttcatatgctttctGTGTTAAGatcatttatttgctgcccatctcatggcAAATAAATGATTCTTTATCGCACACAGAGCATCGAACTGGGAGGAGCaggtaaaatggggaaaactcgcTCACGGCTGAAAAGTTGTGcggtgcctctgtgtgtgtgcgcgcgcgcgccgcAGCAGGCCAAAGCAAACCTCGTCCCAAAACACACACCTGTACAGAGAGAGTTTCTTTAGGCCACAAACTGCCCCAGATCCACTGCAGGTAGCTGAAAAGGACGATGACGCTGAGAAACATGAAGTTGCTAACGACACCCAAAATGGCCGAAGTCACCGGGAAATTGTAGAGGAGATACCTGTGGGGCCAAAGACGAGAAAAACAATGGGTTTAGAAGTTCACCCTCATGTATCTCGGTATTTTGATCCTTCAATTCGGAACTTAGTTGTCGGATTTCACTTTCTGCTGTTGCCCGCTAGTGGAcggtggaactggcagcagattcgggcagtgaggagggttggggaggaacctgggccagtcatggagtctgggggaggctcgggctctgtgtcggagagagaaggccagagccatctgacagttctcagctgcctttggagttggacatcagtgaggcagaagaacagctggagcctgttcccagtgtgcgtatgcgcagagtggccaaaagaaaagaacatctaagaaatcagggtggacttgggagtaaagccacaggtggactgtgaatggcccctcccagaggacataaaagaggagcgaaaggggagtgggcttttgcaggaaacaatttgttccttcggtcgttaagattcgtttcaggagtgtgaagatctgtccccgaatctcagagactctgtgcccagcctttctttgcactcatttggaaaatattggcagctttccaagatagataaggtctgtggtcataaatacaccTTTTAAACACTGTTTGTcaggccttggctgaaggtgaatgagaggaattcacattcgtttaataaaataGGTTTCCTGGTCCTAAAATAGGACCAGGAATTTGCTTCGTACTTTTTTGGGGAAAGCCTAAATCAGAACAACTTTTGTTGAATGCTGTAAGGTTCTCTCCCAGACTTGCCTTCTCTCTGTGTTATCGTAACTTCAGAaacatggtcgtaagtcgaggcctaTCTATATAAATAATTCATCCACgcgcctccaccccacccccgatAAAACTCAAGAGAAGAACCAGCTCTTCAAGCCTCTTTCAAATTTTAGCAGGGAAGAATCGGTCTGGAAATCTAGAAATTTGCAGGGTGGATATTCCAGCTGACTCAACAGATGAGATTTGAGCAATTTGCAGTTATTGCAACAGCCGTGTTTGTGActttagaaagtttttttttaatttaaatcttCTTAAATTCGTTTGGATTTGCCTGGCCACCCTaaatttctcctctgtttccaattcaaactggaaaatcttccccatgtttattgctttgtgtagggaaaaaaataaataagaattttcTTCCTTCCCAGCCATTCAGTTGAGACTCACTCACTCTCACCTctctatttcttctttctctctctctctctctctctctctcctgtctctctctgtctctctttctcctctctgtctgtctgtcttctctgtctctcctgtctttgtctctccctctcgctctttccctccctcctctctctctctgtctctctcccttcctcctgtctctctcctctctgtctctctttgtctctctctctgtgtctctctttctcctgtctctgtcttctctctctctctccctctctctctccctctctctctccctctctgtctttctctctccctctctcactcctctctctctctctctgtctctcagtccctccctgtctctctctctcctctctctgtctctctctgtctctctctctcttctctccctgtctctctttctcctctgtctctctgtctctctctctccctcttaccGCAAACCAGTGAAATGTGCGTGAATTCTCAGCTGCGCCCCATAAATCTGGATTCTAGTCGTTTGGATTTCAATCACTGCCCCGATGGTGGGAATATactaaaaggaaagagaaaaattaaacataaaaacaaggctggttttttccccctgcttgTTACGTTTCTGTCTCAGATTATTTAGCAATTGCAGGGCCTGTGAATTAGAAGAAAAATTTCCATGCTCAAACACtctgcaggcagtccttgatttacaaccacaattgagcccaaaatctctgttgttttaagtgagttttgcggCTACCTGAcaatattaaaacttttaaaaccaAGAAAGGATTGGAAAGAAGCAGGCGAAAGAAAAGCCAATTTTAAAGTGGCTTGTCACCATCCCTAGACCAAACTATGAACAGGAGGAGATTTGCTACGGAAACTTCTGAACTCTTATTGTCTAAGATGGACAGGGAATCAGTGGGATCTTAGTCCCCTCTAGTGGAAATTCAAGGATCAGGCATTTGGGAAAATtcgttaaaataaaatcaaaatcacagCACTGTTTCtgaatcttagcaactttaagctgtgtagacttcaactcccagaattccctagtcagcatgctttaagacgggtggacttcaactcccagaatccccaagcTAGTgtgctttaagacgtgtggacttcaactcccagaatcctccagctagtgtgctttaagacgggtggacttcaactcacagaattccctaatcagcatgctttaagacgggtggacttcaactcccagaatccccaagtTAGTgtgctttaagacgggtggacttcaatccccagaattccctagtcagcatgctttaagagggatggacttcaactcccagaatccccaagcTAGTgtgctttaagacgggtggatgtcaactcccagaattccctaatcagCATGCTTTAAGGACTTctaggacttcaactcctagaatccccaAGCTAGTGTGCTTTAAGACGGGtgaacgtcaactcccagaattccctaatcagcatgctttaagaggggtggacttcaactcccagaatccccaagcTAGTgtgctttaagacgggtggacttcaactagaATTCCCTaatcagcatgctttaagagggatggacttcaactcccagaatcccccagctagtgtgctttaagacgggtggacttcaacccccagaattccctagtcagcatgctttaagatggaaggacttcaactcccagaatccccaagcTAGTgtgctttaagacgggtggacttcaactagaATTCCCTaatcagcatgctttaagagggatggacttcaactcccagaatcccccagctagtgtgctttaagatgggtggacttcaactcccagaatttcctagtcagcatgctttaagaggggtggacttcaactcccagaattccccagtcagcatgctttaagaggggcggactagagaattctgggagttgaagtccatgtgtcCTAAGGTTgctgaggttaagaaacactgcattaCAGCATTGCAACACAACTAATCCAgacttgacacacacacacacacacacacatacagaaaaaCACACACTTTCCAGAAgtgctggatttcaactcccactgGCCAGATTGGCAAATCAAAAATCCAACATGCCGGGACAGCTTCTAAATCAACAAGCTGACTTAATCTCACGGAGAAGACCCGAGATCAAATCTCTCGCTCGGCTGGTTGTTTTTGCCTACAGGAGTGTAGAccgaataaaataaaacagagccTTCTTTGACCAGGCAGCTAGTCCTCAATGCacaaccacaacggagccccGCATTTATGTTTGCTAAGTTGTGACATTGgtgaagtgacttttgccccattttacgaccttgcgtGCCACCGTGGTTAAGAGAATCGCTGCTGTCATTCGGTTAgttaacacggtcgttaagcgaaactggcttccccgttgGCTATGAAGGTggtaaaaggggatcgcgtgaccccggggACGCTGAGGCCGTCATAactatgaagcagttgccaagcgcaTGACTTTGGCGgttgctgtaatggttgtaagtgtgaaaaacggtcataagtcccttttatgagtgcggttgtaactttggtcactaaacaagtcgaggactttctgtaGAATAAACAGTGAAGGTGGCttataaaatcattaaaaaatacaggtaagtcctcaacttacaaccgctgGTTTAGCGAAGTTACACCAACGCGGGAAAAGGGGACTTAGAACAAGTCCTCATACTTACGACCGCTGGGGCATCTCCGCGATCACGGGATCGAAATTTGGGCAAGGGTTGCAGCCTCTGATCGCTGTTCGCGACCTTCCCAGACGGCTTCCGACAGCCATGGCGGGAGGcaaattcgcttaatgaccgcacGATTCGTTTAACGACTTTAGTGATTTGCTTAtaaccccagccccccccccccaaaaaaaaaggtcatataaTCAGGTAGGGCTCCCTTAGCAACTGCCATGGAAATTCTGGGCCCATTTGCGGTCGTAAACGCGAGGACTAACCCTGGTCGGTTTCCTTAATATCGGCATTAGAAGAGGGGGATCTCGAAGGATCTGTATTCAAGGCTGtttagggggagaaagaggatcGTACCGAATCTTCTTTGTAATCGGAATAGAGCTCAACGTCCACCGTTTGTTTCTGTTCTGTAAACCCAGTGAGGAAGAGGCCGGAGAAAGCGATTGTGTCGATCATCTGTAACAGCCCCGAACGATAGTGCAACATGgcctaaaaaaggaaggaaattcaCCAATCAGAAGTCAAGAATCCAAGAATTACAGAtactgggtttttccccccctgatTCAAATGGAAGAGTGTATTTGtacctagcactgatgacgt
This window contains:
- the BSCL2 gene encoding seipin, translating into MSASPGPFLVWVQEVASLLMLRVRRTVLQTAILFCVLLLLLWVSIFLYGSFYYSYMPTVSYVSPVHYQFRTDCGQAGSELCSFPVANISFIKDSRDQVLMYGQPYRMSLELELPESPVNQNLGMFMVAISCYTKGGRVISSSARAAMLHYRSGLLQMIDTIAFSGLFLTGFTEQKQTVDVELYSDYKEDSYIPTIGAVIEIQTTRIQIYGAQLRIHAHFTGLRYLLYNFPVTSAILGVVSNFMFLSVIVLFSYLQWIWGSLWPKETLSVQIPGREKSGPVQILDDSRRQVVFPKEGGDVEEETSLPQPEDVGVAEGEKLSQAESTKEVKKSSLEKSDLGMESGMTASSNEEAEYDVPDETPLLTEVNLPAPSSEGNSSDLLPPLSQTLTHSSEVRQRSACSSS